CAGATTGCCTTTTTATCAACTCTTATCCCCATGGAAGAAATTTCTAAAGCTTTATCTATTTCCGGAGCATATATAATTAAATCTCCATTTAAATTTCAATCATCATAATCAAAAGCTCTAGAAGAATGTTTAATTCCTGAATTTAATTTATAACCAATTTGATAAATAAAAACAGAACCATATTTTTTCGCTATTAAATTTTCTCTTTCTTCAATAGAAAAGTTAGGGTATAAATTTTCTAAGTCTTGACTAGAAATAAAGAAAACTTTAGGAGATAACTCGTTTTTTAGTATAGGAAATTCTTTTTGTATTTCTTCTTTAGTAGCTAAAAGAGCTTTATATATATTTACAACAGTTTCTTTTAGAAAGTCCAAATTTCTTTGTTTTTTTAAAATAATTTTTTCTCAATCTCATTGATCGACGTAAAAAGAATGAGTTTCGTCTAGATCCTCTTCTTTTCTAATAGCGTTCATGTCTGTATAAATTCCTTCATCAGGAAGATATTCATATTCTTTTAAAGCTTCTCTTTTTCATTTAGCTAAAGAATGAACAATTTCTAGGTTAATTTCTGAATCTTTAGGTTTGAATGTAACTGGATTTTCCCCATTTAAACCATCGTTTAAACCAGAGTCACTACGAACAAAAAGAGGAGCAGTTGCTCTAGTTAAATTTAGTCTTTTTTGTAATTCTCTTTGAAATATTTTTTTTAGATTTTGAATAGCTAATTGTGTTTCTTTTACAGATAATTTTGATTTATACATATTAATCCTCTTTTATAAATTTTTCTATAATTTCAAAATATTTTTCTAAATTTTCAAAATAAATCATGTGTCCACATTTTGAAAAAATTTCAATTTCAATATTTTTGACATTATCTTGAAAATATTGAACACATTTTTCTTTATCTATAACGGCATCTTTTTCACCTAAAATAAGTAAACTAGGGATCGTTATTGATTTTAAACCTTCTTCAATTTTATTCATTAACTCAATATTTGGTAAACTATTCCCTAATTTTAAAATAGTGGGGTTATTATATAAAAAATAGTCGAAATTTTCTCTTTCTTTTTCCACTCATTTTTCATTATTTAATAATAAACTAGAATCATAATAAAGGGCACTTAAAAAAACCTTAAATTCTTCAAAATTTTTAGGAAAATAAGTATTAAAGAAATCGTCTTTTTTTATTAACGAAGATTTATTCATTGGAGCGACAAAAATCATTTTTTTAAATAGTGAAGGTTCTTGTTTGTATGCAAGAGAAATAATGCCTCCACCCATCGAATGACCTATTAATATAACATTTTCTAAATTATTATTTTTTATAAAATTAATCAATAATTTAGAAAAAGATTCAACACTAACTTCATCACTATTTTTTGGTTCCAACAAATCATTTCCCGGAAAGGAAATGGCATAATAATCGCAATAAGTTCATTTATCCATAAAAACATTATGCCTTGTGTGATTAGAATTAAATCCATGAACAAAAATTATATTATATTTAGAGTTATTATTATTTTTATAAGAAAAAGGATAATCATATTTTATTCTCATAATTTTACCTACTTGTTTTTTAACATAATAAATTTTATAATAAATAAAATATGTTAGTTAAAAATTAATTTAAAAATAATTACTTTATTCCCTTTATAAAAACTAAAAATAATTTGTATTTTGATATTTATTTATTTAATTTTTAAAAAATTAAATTATAATTTTTATATAAAAATAATAAGGAGAGAAATGAGTTTAGTAAATGCAAAATTAATGATGAAAGATGCATATAAGAAAAAATATGCAATCCCTCACATTAATATAAATAATTTAGAATGAGCAAAAACAGTTTTATTAGCAGCGCAAGAGATGAAATCACCTTTAATTTTAGCTACTTCAGAAGGTGCTGTAAAATACATGGGTGGTTATAAAACAGTTTATGGAATGGTTTCAGGTCTTATGGAAGATTTAAAAATAACTATTCCAGTTGCATTACATTTAGATCACGGTTCATTTGATGCTTGTGTAAAAGCTATTAAATCAGGTTATACATCTGTTATGTATGATGGTTCACACGAAACATTTAAAGTAAACTACAACAATACAAAAAAATTAACTAAACTAGCATTAGTTAATGGTGTATCGGTGGAAGCTGAAGTAGGAACTATCGGTGGAGAAGAAGATGGAATTGTAGGTAATGGAGATATAGCAAATCCAGATGAAGCTAAAAAAATGTCTTCATTAGGTATTGATATGTTAGCAGCAGGAATAGGTAATATTCATGGTCCATACCCAGAAAGTTGAAAATCATTAAATTTTGAAGCTTTACAACAAATATCAGCGAAAGCTAAAATAGGATTAGTATTACACGGTGGATCAGGTATACCTAAAGAACAAATCCAAAAAGCAATATCGTTAGGTATTTCTAAAATCAATGTTAATACAGAATTACAACAATCAAATGCTAAAGCTATATGAGCTTATGTAGAATCTGGAGAAGCTAAAAAAGGTAAAAACTTTGATCCTAGAAAATTATACGCTCCAGGAACAGCGGCAATGAGAGAAACAGTTATAGAAAAAATTAAAGAATTTGGTTCAGAAAATAGAGCATAGTCTCTATTTTTTTATGCGAACTTTTTTAGGAAAAATCCTTTTAATTTTTCAACTTTTTTTCTCGTTATTACTGATATCTTGTAGAGAAAATAATAATTTTCAAAAAAATACACAAATGGTATCGTCAGTTTACGACGGAGATACCTTTACATCAAAAGGTATAAGATATAGACTATTTGGTATAGATGCCCCAGAAATTAAAGACAAAAATGGAAATTTTACAAAAAATAATAAACATTTATTTGCTTTGAAAGCTAGAAATTTCTTAAAAGAAAATATTTTAAAAAAAGAAATAGAAATTATAGAAATTTCTAAAGATAAATACAATAGAAAAGTAGCCAAAATATCTTATAAAAATAAGGACTTTTCTAAGGAATTATTAAGAAATGGTTTAGCTATTATAAGGTATATATCTTTGGATGTTAAATCACCTTTTTATACAAAAGATAAAGAATATTATGAAGAATTATTAAATGAAGTTTATCATGCTAAAAAATGAAAAAAAGGTTTTTGAAAAATATATAATTCAGATTCAGAAGTTGAAAAAAATCTCTATTAGAACTTTTTTATTTTTATTGCAAGAAATTTAGTGCATTTAAAATGACTATAATGAAGATATTTCTATAAAATGCTTGTCTTTTTTTTTTTTTTTGTAAAATGATTTTGGATTTAATAATCTAAAAAGGCAATATGCATGAAATAAGAAAAGATAATTCTGAAGAAAAGGAAATTCTTAGAATTGAATTTAAAAGTGAAATTATGTTTATATTGGGATTCATTTTTTTCTTTTTTTTGGCAATTTTTTCAATTATTGGTATAAATAGTGATGACGGTACTTTCAAAACCATTAGTATAATTTCTTTTATAATTTCTATATTATTAGTAATATCATACATTTTTCTACATATAAAATTTGGTAAAAAGCAAAATGTAATTATTACAAGCAAAAAAATAAAAGGCACAATATATAAATTCATTAATGGAAAATCTACCGGAATTTTATACAACTTTTCAATGAGAATTGACCAAATAGATGAAATTTATTCTACCGGATCTAATTTACATATAGTTTTTGTTTCTGGTTCAAACAATTCTAGAGAAAAAGAAATTATTTTAACAAAATTAAAAAATATTCAAGAAGTTCAAGAACGATTAGAAGAGTTAATGAGTGAATCCAAAAATAGTACAGATTTACAATTTGAAATAGAAGCGAAAAAATTAGATTTAGAAAAAGAAAAAATAGAAGCATTAAAAAATTTAAAAAATTAGATAAATTATAAAAATAAAGTGACAATAAATATAATAATTATTTATAATTTAAATTCCTTAACTCTCTTAAAATATTTAGGGAGTTTTTTTAATATATTACAAATGTACACAAAATTATTTGATTTTTATGTTTTAGAGATAAATTAAATAATTTTAAATTAAGAAAAAGTATTTTTACTTAATCTTTATATATATTATTTTGCTTATTTATTATATTTAATTATTTTTTTAAATTTATATTTAAAATAAAAAATGTTAAAATTTAAAATTACAATGGATAAAACAAAAATATTTTTAAAAAATAATGTAAGAATAATAATTTCTGATTTAACTAATACATCTCAAGAAGCTATAAAATTACAAAAAACAAATCCTTTTCCTTCTTTTGTTTTAGCTAAAGCAATTTCAGTTTTAGGACCTTTAGCTTCCATTTTAAGCCTAAAAGAAGGGAAAGTTTCTTCTTTTATAAAAAGTAATAATGGAACTATTAAAAGTTTAATTGTTGAATCTAATTCAAAAGGAGAAATAAGAGCCCTAATAGACAACCATCTTTTAGAAACAGAAAAAGATGAGGCAGATTTTGAAACCATACCTTTATTTTTAGCGCTTGGAAATGAAGGTCTTATGAGAATAGTAAGAACCATAAATGGTCAACAATTTGGCGGAGAAGTAAAGTTGGTAAAATCTGATATAGTAACAGATTTAGCATATTATTTTAATGTTTCAGAACAAATTTATACAGCAATAATTTCTAGTGTTAAATTTAAGGATAAGTATAACTTAGAAAGAGTTTACTCTGCAGTTTTTCAACTTTTACCAGGACATAATTCTAATGATATTGAGTGAATAGAAAACTTTATTAAAGATTATAAATTAGAAGAATATTCTTTAAATGATTATATAAAACTATTAAATGCAGAGTTTAGAGGGGAACAAGAATATAAGTGAAGTTGTGACTTTAAAAAAGCAAAAGCTTTAGAATCGTTAAAAATGTTAGATAAAAAAGAAATAGAAAAAATATTAGAAGAAGATAAAAAAATAGAAGTAGAATGTCACTTTTGTAAAGAACTGTTTGTTTTCAAAAAAGAGGATTTTTAATATGAATAAAATAATATCTTTAAAAAATATTAAAAAAATATATGGTAATAAAGTAGTATTGGATAATTTCAATTTAGATATTTATAAAGGTGAAAGAATTGCTTTTTTAGGTGGTAATGGTTCTGGAAAAAGTACAACTGTAGAATTGATAGCTAAAATTAAGCAACCTACTTCTGGAGAAGTTTGATGATCTGATGATGTTAAAATTGGCATTCAGTTTCAATAATCTAAATATCCACTAGGAATAACAACAAAAATGTTAATCGATTTTTACTTAGATAGTTATGGTAGAGAAAATGTAGATGATAAATATATTGAAAAAATGATCAATATGTTTAGATTAAAAGAATTAGAAAATAAACAAATTTATGAATTATCCGGCGGACAGCAACAAAGAATAAATATTTTATTATCATTAATTCATAAGCCAAATTTTTTAATATTAGATGAATTATCTACGGGTTTAGATATACAAATAAGAAGAGAAATTAGACAATATGTTTTAGATTATTTAGATGAAAATCCTGAATGTTCACTAATTTTGATTACACATAATGTTTCTGAAGCTCTAAAAATGTGTAATAAAATCATAATATTAAATAAAGGTGAGATTTTTATTAACGATAAAATAGATAATTTAATTCAAAAACATGGAGATTTAAATAATTTTATAGATGATTTTTTCAAGAAAATTTATTTTGAAAAGCAAAGTGAAACTACAATAAAAGAGAAAAAATGATCATTTTTTAAAAGGAAGGATAAAAAAAATGAAAGCAGTTTTTAAGTTAATAAATGCTTATTATTGAAAAGGTTTTTTTGGTCCTTTTTTTACTTTATTTTGGCCTTTTCTAATTTTTTTTCTTTTAGGTAATGTAACATATTCTAATGCATTAACATCTTTAGAAAAAAATAATTTATCCAGCGAAATAATAGAAAAAAACATTTTAAATCTAGCTAAATCTATAATTGTAGGAGTTTTAATATCTACAATTATTTCAAATGGTTTGATTGGTTTTTCTACAATTATTGTTGATTTTAAAAAATCTACTTTAATAAAAAGAATAGGATCTGCAAATATTCAAAAAAGTCATTTTATGCTAGCTTCGTTATTTTATCAATTTGTTTGAACACTTTTTGTAATAATTTGAGTTCCTTTGGTAGGTACATTAGTTTTAGGGTTTAATAAATATTTAAATTTTTCAATCGGTTTTAATTTGGGGCTTATTTACATATTGCCTTGAATAATGCTTCTCTTTTTAGTTTCTGTTTCTATGGGATTGTTAATTATTTCGTTAGTTAATAGTACAATTGGTGCTTCTACTATAGCTAATTTAGTATTTTTTCCTATTTCTTTTCTATCGGGAGGATTTGGAAATGGAAAACCTAATTTAAACTACGCTCCATTAATTCATTTTTTTACTTATATAATTCCGACTAAGTACGTATCTGATCCACTATTTGTGGTTTTTGAAGAAGAAAAATATTCTTCTCTCTATTCAATAATGGGGTGACAAAGTTATGGTTTCCCTATACTGAGCATAGTTTTATCTTTGATTTTTATATTTATATCTATTAAAAAATTTAAATGGGGAGAATAGTGAAAAATAAAACATTTGCTTCAATTGAATCTTTTACTGGAGGAGCATTTTCTTATAAAATTGTCTCTCAGCCAGGGGCATCTAAATATTTTAAAGGTAGTATTGTAACTTATTGAAATGAAATAAAAGAAAAAATAGGTGTTAACACTTCTAATGGAGTGATAAGTGCAGAAACAGCATTAGAAATGGCGAAAAGAGGAAGAGAATTTTTTGATGTTGATTATTGTTTTGCTTTTACAGGTAATGCAGGACCTATTCCTATGGAAAAAAATGATATAGGTGAAACATATATTGCAATTAACGAAGAAGTGTTTCGATTAGAACTAAAAGGAAATAGAGAAGAAATAATTTCCCAGGCGGTTGAATTCGCGTATAAAAAATTTAAAGCTTTAAATGAATAAACAAAATTTCCCTTTTTTGTTTATTTTTATTATTAAAAAATAAAATTTTTTTATTTTATATATGGAGGAATCAAAATGGAAAATAATAAAATTTTAAAAGAAGCTTTAAATGAAATAGAGAAGAAATTTGGTAAAGAATCCATAATGTTATTAGGAGAGAAACCGTCTGTTGATACAGAAACATTTTCTTCAGGATCAATCGCTATTGATCATGCGTTAGGAATCAATGGTTTTCCTAAAGGAAGAATAATAGAAATATTTGGCCCTGAATCTTCAGGAAAAACAACAATAACATTGCATGCTATTGCAGAAATTCAAAAAAGAGGTGGAATAGCTGCTTTTATAGATGCTGAGCACTCAATTGATCCTACATATGCTAAAAATTTAGGCATTGATATTAATAATTTAATTTTATCGCAACCAGATTCTGGTGAGCAAGCTCTTGAAATAGTTGATACTTTGGTTAAAACAGGAGCAATAGATTTAATTGTTGTAGATTCTGTAGCTGCTTTAGTTCCTGAAGCGGAATTAAATGGAGAAATGAAGGATCAAACAATTGGAGCACAAGCTAGGTTGATGTCTAAAGCATTAAGAAAAATTACAGCATCACTTAATAAAAATGGAACGACTGTTATTTTTATTAATCAAATCAGGGAAAAAGTGGGTGTTATATTTGGTAACCCCGAAACCACTCCAGGAGGAAGAGCTTTAAAATTTTATTCTTCTATTAGAATGGAAGTAAGAAAATCAACCCAACTAACAACGGGAAATGATGTTACAGGAAATTTAGTTAAAATAAAGGTTGTTAAAAATAAATTATCAATTCCTTTTAAAACTGCTCATGTGGAAATAATATTTTCACAAGGTATTTCTAGATATGCAGAAATTGCACAGTTAGCAGAAGATTTTGGGATTTTAATTAAAAAAGGTGCATGATATTCTTATGAAGGAGAAAATATAGCTCAAGGAAAAACGAATTTAAGACTTTATTTAGAAAATTCTCAGTCTTTTTTTGAAGAAATTAAAGAAAAAGTTTTACTAAAATTAGAAGAAAATTAAAATAAATATTAAAATATAATCATAATGGAAAAAGAGCTACGTGTTTTATTTATTGGAGATGTTTTTGGTGTAAGTGGAATTCAAGCAATTGAAAAACACTTGGATTATTTAAAAGAAAAATATAAAGTTGATTTAGTAATAGCTCAAGCTGAAAATGTTTCAGGAAGAAAAGGAATGAATGTAGTTGATTATACTAAATTGAAAGACATAGGAATTGACATTTTCACCTTAGGTAATCATGTATGAGCAAACCAAGAAATACATAATATTATAGATAATAATGATATAGTACGTCCTTATAATGTAGAAAAAGGGGTTTATCCAGGATCAGGAAGTAATGTTTTTAATGTTAAAAACTTTAAAATAAGAATAACTTCTTTATTAGGTAAAACATTTAATAAACTTAATAATCCTTGAAAACAAGAAGAAGCAAATTCTTTTTTTGACTCAATAGATGAAATTTTGGAAGTTGATAATAATAGTTCTGATTTTCATATTATTGATTTCCACGCGGAAACAACTTCAGAAAAAAATGTTTTTGGATTATATGTTGATGGTAAGGTTGATGCTATTTTAGGAACGCATACCCATGTACAAACTAATGATGATAAAATCCTACCAGAAGGAACTTTATATATTACCGACGTTGGTATGACAGGCCCTAAGGATTCTGCTATAGGGGCAAATTTTTTAGAAGTATATGAAAAAATGAGATATAACCAGAAATCTAGATTTAAAGCTTCTGATAATAAAGCTCAATTCAATGCGGTATTTTTAATATTAAGTAAAGATAGAACAAAAAGGAAAATAGAAAAAGTTTTCTTATTAGATTAAAATTTTAATTTGCATTTTTAAAAATGCATTTTTTTATTTTGATAATTAAAAATATAGTATATAATGTATTAGCAAAAAGCATTGAAACTTCAATTTTTAATAAGTAGAAATAAAAAATAAAAATTATTTTCACTTTAGTAAAAAACATGTTATAATACTTTTTGCGTTGTTATTTGCGAATAATAACAACACTTGAATTTTAGATCTTTCAAAACTAAGTGCAAAAACCATAATTACACACAAATCAATTTCAAGAGTTTGATCCTGGCTCAGGATGAACGCTGGCTGTGTGCCTAATACATGCATGTTGAACGAAGCAGTGCTTGCACTGACTTAGTAGCGAATGGGTGAGTAACACGTACCTAACCTACCTTTAAGATTGGGATAACTATTGGAAACAGTAGCTAATACCAAATACGGTTTATTATCGCATGATGATAAATTAAAAGAAGCCTTAAAGCTTCACTTAGAAATGGGGGTGCGGAACATTAGCTAGTTGGTAGGGTAAAGGCCTACCAAGGCGATGATGTTTAGCCGGGCCGAGAGGCTGTACGGCCACACTGGGACTGAGATACGGCCCAGACTCCTACGGGAGGCAGCAGTAGGGAATTTTCCACAATGAGCGAAAGCTTGATGGAGCGACACAGCGTGCAGGATGAAGGCCTTCGGGTTGTAAACTGCTGTTGCAAGGGAAGAAAAATTTAAGGAGGAAATGCCTTAAAACTGACGGTACCTTGTTAGAAAGCGATGGCAAACTATGTGCCAGCAGCCGCGGTAATACATAGGTCGCGAGCGTTATCCGGAATTATTGGGCGTAAAGAGTTCGTAGGTTGTTTGTTAAGTCTGAAGTTAAATACTGGAGCTCAACTCCAGCCCGCTTTGGATACTGGCAAACTGGAATTACAAAGAGGTTAGCGGAATTCCTAGTGAAGCGGTGGAATGCGTAGATATTAGGAAGAACACCAATAGGCGAAGGCAGCTAACTGGTTGTATATTGACACTGAGGAACGAAAGCGTGGGGAGCAAACAGGATTAGATACCCTGGTAGTCCACGCCGTAAACGTTGATCATTAGTTGGTAGAGAATTTACCGATGCAGCTAACGCATTAAATGATCCGCCTGAGTAGTATGCTCGCAAGAGTGAAACTTAAAGGAATTGACGGGGACCCGCACAAGCGGAGGAGCATGTGGTTTAATTTGAAGATACGCGTAGAACCTTACCCACTCTTGACATCCCTTGCAATGCTATAGAGATATAGCGGAGGTTAACAAGGTGACAGATGGTGCATGGTTGTCGTCAGCTCGTGTCGTGAGATGTTTGGTTAAGTCCAGCAACGAGCGCAACCCTTGTCTTTAGTAACTAGATTAAGTTGAGGACTCTAGAGAGACTGCCTGGGTAACCAGGAGGAAGGTGGGGACGACGTCAAATCATCATGCCTCTTACGAGTGGGGCAACACACGTGCTACAATGGTTGGTACAAAGAGAAGCAATATGGTGACATGGAGCAAACCTCAAAAAACCAATCTCAGTTCGGATTGAAGTCTGCAACTCGACTTCATGAAGTCGGATTCGCTAGTAATCGCAGATCAGCTACGCTGCGGTGAATACGTTCTCGGGTCTTGTACACACCGCCCGTCACACCATGGGAGTTGGTAATGCCCGAAGCCGGTTAGTTAACTTCGGAGACGACTGTCTAAGGCAGGACCGATGACTGGGGTGAAGTCGTAACAAGGTATCCCTACGAGAACGTGGGGATGGATCACCTCCTTTCTACGGAGTACATAGACATCTTTTTATAATTTGGCATTTTATAATTTTTAATAATTCATATTATGGGCTTAGCCAAAGAGTTTTGCACTTAGTTTTGAAAGATTTAACTTTCAAAATAGTTCTTTGAAAACTGAATAGCAAATATTTTTTTTAAATATTTCAACAACGACATTACAATACAAAAACCGAGTCTAACTGTAAAAAGTTAGAATTAAATTAGATACCTTAGAAATACAAATCAAAAACAATAGGCTTAATAAATAAGTTATATTAGCTTTTAAATAAGTAAGAGTATATGGTGGATGCCTTGGGTCTGGAAGTCGATGAAGGACGTGAATACCTGCGATAAGCCTCGTGGAGCTGGATTGAGCTATGATACGGGGATTTCCGAATGGGGGAACCTAGCTGAATAAACTTCAGTTGCTTTATAATGAATACATAGTTATAAAGGCGAGACACGTTGTGAATTGAAACATCTTAGTAGCAACAGGAAAAGAAAATAAATAATGATTTCGTTAGTAGTGGCGAGCGAAAGCGAAAGAGCCCAAACCATCATTTTGATGGGGTTGTAGGACATTCTATATAGAGTTACAAAAATTTATTATAGTTGAAAAAGTTGGGAAGCTTTGACATAGAGGGTGATATCCCCGTAAACGAAATAATAAATTCTCTTGAATGTATCCTGAGTAGGGCGGGGCACGTGAAACCCTGTCTGAATCTGCCGGGACCACCCGGTAAGGCTAAATACTAACCAGACACCGATAGTGAAACAGTACCGTGAGGGAAAGGTGAAAAGAACCCCGAGAGGGGAGTGAAATAGATTCTGAAACCGTATACTTACAATTAGTCAGAGCTCGTTAATGAGTGATGGCGTACATCTTGCAGTATGGGCCGGCGAGTTATGTTAACATGCGAGGTTAAGTGGAAAAAAACGGAGCCGTAGGGAAACCGAGTCTGAATAGGGCGATTATAGTATGTTGATATATACCCGAAACCAGGTGATCTATCCATGAGCAGACTGAAGCTTAGGTAAAACTAAGTGGAGGGTCGAACCGTAGTACGCTAAAAAGTGCCCGGATGACTTGTGGATAGGGGTGAAATTCCAATCGAACCTGGAGATAGCTGGTTCTCCTCGAAATAGCTTTAGGGCTAGCGTGTAGTGTTAAACATTGGGGGTAGAGCACTGAATATGGAATGGCGGCGCCTAGCTGTACTGACTATAATCAAACTCCGAATACCAGTGTGTATTACTATGCAGTCGGAACATGGGTGATAACGTCCGTGGTCGCGAGGGAAACAACCCAGATCGTCAGCTAAGGTCCCAAAATTATGTTAAGTGAGAAAGGTTGTGAGGTTTCATAAACAACTAGGATGTTGGCTTAGAAGCAGCCATCATTTAAAGAGTGCGTAATTGCTCACTAGTCAAGAGATCTTGCGCCAATAATGTAACGGGACTAAACATAATACCGAAGCTACGGGTACGAAAGTACGTTAGAGGAGCGTTCTAAGTGGCGGTGAAGCTAAATCGTAAGAATTAGTGGAGTACTTAGAAGTGAGAATGCCGGCATGAGTAACGATTCGGAGTGAGAATCTCCGACGCCTATTGGGAAAGGTTTCCTGGGCAAGGTTCGTCCACCCAGGGTTAGTCAGGACCTAAGATGAGGCTGAAAAGCATAGTCGATGGATAATAGGTTAATATTCCTATACTTCCTATAAAAGTGATGGAGTGACGGAGAAGGATAGTATTACCACTTATTGGATTGTGGGGTAAGCATTAAGAAGGATG
This genomic interval from Mesomycoplasma molare contains the following:
- the asnA gene encoding aspartate--ammonia ligase, giving the protein MYKSKLSVKETQLAIQNLKKIFQRELQKRLNLTRATAPLFVRSDSGLNDGLNGENPVTFKPKDSEINLEIVHSLAKWKREALKEYEYLPDEGIYTDMNAIRKEEDLDETHSFYVDQWDWEKIILKKQRNLDFLKETVVNIYKALLATKEEIQKEFPILKNELSPKVFFISSQDLENLYPNFSIEERENLIAKKYGSVFIYQIGYKLNSGIKHSSRAFDYDDWNLNGDLIIYAPEIDKALEISSMGIRVDKKAICEQANKSSKEIEKISPYHYKIINELLPYTIGGGIGQSRVSMLLLEKKHIGEVQSSFWPEKYKESLAKKGIKLL
- a CDS encoding alpha/beta fold hydrolase; the encoded protein is MRIKYDYPFSYKNNNNSKYNIIFVHGFNSNHTRHNVFMDKWTYCDYYAISFPGNDLLEPKNSDEVSVESFSKLLINFIKNNNLENVILIGHSMGGGIISLAYKQEPSLFKKMIFVAPMNKSSLIKKDDFFNTYFPKNFEEFKVFLSALYYDSSLLLNNEKWVEKERENFDYFLYNNPTILKLGNSLPNIELMNKIEEGLKSITIPSLLILGEKDAVIDKEKCVQYFQDNVKNIEIEIFSKCGHMIYFENLEKYFEIIEKFIKED
- the fba gene encoding class II fructose-1,6-bisphosphate aldolase codes for the protein MSLVNAKLMMKDAYKKKYAIPHININNLEWAKTVLLAAQEMKSPLILATSEGAVKYMGGYKTVYGMVSGLMEDLKITIPVALHLDHGSFDACVKAIKSGYTSVMYDGSHETFKVNYNNTKKLTKLALVNGVSVEAEVGTIGGEEDGIVGNGDIANPDEAKKMSSLGIDMLAAGIGNIHGPYPESWKSLNFEALQQISAKAKIGLVLHGGSGIPKEQIQKAISLGISKINVNTELQQSNAKAIWAYVESGEAKKGKNFDPRKLYAPGTAAMRETVIEKIKEFGSENRA
- a CDS encoding thermonuclease family protein, whose amino-acid sequence is MVSSVYDGDTFTSKGIRYRLFGIDAPEIKDKNGNFTKNNKHLFALKARNFLKENILKKEIEIIEISKDKYNRKVAKISYKNKDFSKELLRNGLAIIRYISLDVKSPFYTKDKEYYEELLNEVYHAKKWKKGFWKIYNSDSEVEKNLY
- a CDS encoding Hsp33 family molecular chaperone HslO; the encoded protein is MLKFKITMDKTKIFLKNNVRIIISDLTNTSQEAIKLQKTNPFPSFVLAKAISVLGPLASILSLKEGKVSSFIKSNNGTIKSLIVESNSKGEIRALIDNHLLETEKDEADFETIPLFLALGNEGLMRIVRTINGQQFGGEVKLVKSDIVTDLAYYFNVSEQIYTAIISSVKFKDKYNLERVYSAVFQLLPGHNSNDIEWIENFIKDYKLEEYSLNDYIKLLNAEFRGEQEYKWSCDFKKAKALESLKMLDKKEIEKILEEDKKIEVECHFCKELFVFKKEDF
- a CDS encoding ABC transporter permease; its protein translation is MKAVFKLINAYYWKGFFGPFFTLFWPFLIFFLLGNVTYSNALTSLEKNNLSSEIIEKNILNLAKSIIVGVLISTIISNGLIGFSTIIVDFKKSTLIKRIGSANIQKSHFMLASLFYQFVWTLFVIIWVPLVGTLVLGFNKYLNFSIGFNLGLIYILPWIMLLFLVSVSMGLLIISLVNSTIGASTIANLVFFPISFLSGGFGNGKPNLNYAPLIHFFTYIIPTKYVSDPLFVVFEEEKYSSLYSIMGWQSYGFPILSIVLSLIFIFISIKKFKWGE
- a CDS encoding CinA family protein; this translates as MKNKTFASIESFTGGAFSYKIVSQPGASKYFKGSIVTYWNEIKEKIGVNTSNGVISAETALEMAKRGREFFDVDYCFAFTGNAGPIPMEKNDIGETYIAINEEVFRLELKGNREEIISQAVEFAYKKFKALNE
- the recA gene encoding recombinase RecA, whose protein sequence is MENNKILKEALNEIEKKFGKESIMLLGEKPSVDTETFSSGSIAIDHALGINGFPKGRIIEIFGPESSGKTTITLHAIAEIQKRGGIAAFIDAEHSIDPTYAKNLGIDINNLILSQPDSGEQALEIVDTLVKTGAIDLIVVDSVAALVPEAELNGEMKDQTIGAQARLMSKALRKITASLNKNGTTVIFINQIREKVGVIFGNPETTPGGRALKFYSSIRMEVRKSTQLTTGNDVTGNLVKIKVVKNKLSIPFKTAHVEIIFSQGISRYAEIAQLAEDFGILIKKGAWYSYEGENIAQGKTNLRLYLENSQSFFEEIKEKVLLKLEEN
- a CDS encoding TIGR00282 family metallophosphoesterase; the encoded protein is MEKELRVLFIGDVFGVSGIQAIEKHLDYLKEKYKVDLVIAQAENVSGRKGMNVVDYTKLKDIGIDIFTLGNHVWANQEIHNIIDNNDIVRPYNVEKGVYPGSGSNVFNVKNFKIRITSLLGKTFNKLNNPWKQEEANSFFDSIDEILEVDNNSSDFHIIDFHAETTSEKNVFGLYVDGKVDAILGTHTHVQTNDDKILPEGTLYITDVGMTGPKDSAIGANFLEVYEKMRYNQKSRFKASDNKAQFNAVFLILSKDRTKRKIEKVFLLD